In the genome of Arvicola amphibius chromosome 2, mArvAmp1.2, whole genome shotgun sequence, the window atgagagtctctctctctccctccccacttttccttttaaattttattttgttatatttcctGGGGTGAAGGGGATGAGTGAAATAGGGAGACAGGATGTGGAGACacaatgtgaaagacacaaaggataagtaaagagaaagttaaaaacaaaagctacCCCGGCTCAAGTATTTTAGCTTCTGTTAAAGTGCCCGCTTGTACAAACCTCCCCGCTCCAGCTAACCACCTACCTTAGCTTCTGCCAAACTGCTTGATTGTGCCAAcctcctcctgcagctgctggACGACTGAGATGCCAGGGTGTGGCTTTTGTCTTTCTAAGTCCCTGGCTTTAAGTGCTCAGGGCTACACTTGGGTGCTGAATACCTGCGTAGAGTCCCAGCCAGCTGACTGGAATAAAGATTTCCAATTGGCAATACACTGTGTCTGAGTGGTCCTCTCTGCTCGTTCCCTGTAACACAGCCACCACTCCTTAAATGGAACAATTACAGAACTTCTACCAACGTGATTAATTTTTCCTGTTTCAAAACTTTCTGTACATAGAACAGCACAATAATAGGTTGTTTCATCTGCTTCTTTTATTCAGCAACACGCATGTAGCAGTCATCCATGCTGGCATCCGAGGCAGCAATTTTTTTAGATaatagtatagtatagtacagTATAATGTTGCATGACTGCAGAAACCAATACtgaagtttgctttcattttgggAACCGAACACTTAGGGCCCTTCATATGCATTTATTGATGAATACATATAAAGCCTATGGAAAATCCACATCTCCACCAGCAGGAAGTATTATCGTCATCTTAATAAGAATGGCTTAGTATTTCCATGGTGGCTGGGATCCTTTCTGTATGCACTGTAACACTGCTGTTCAAGTTTTTGCACAGTTTCCAGCTCTCGATCTTTTCAAAGATTTGGAATGCCCACACTGGTTACACCTCCTGCATACGTGCTACAAGCTCTTCACTTTGGGCTGTGTCTTTCTCCCCTAACGTGGTATCCAGGAAGTTCAGGGGTTTTATTTTAATGGCATCTATCtcatcagtcatttctctatggtcGTTACTTTCTTAGACTTTAGCTAAGAATTTTTTCCTCTATTCCTAAAGTCTTGAAGGTATACGCTGATATCTTCTAGATTCTTGAAGCCTTGTTTCTTTGGATTTCTTATGATTAGCTTGGATctggtaaatttttttttatctgtttttgtttgtttctagtcaTTCTGTTTTTAGGGATATCCAACGAGCCCAGTATTATTTATTGTCAGTACCATAATTTCCCATGGTGCACTGCTGTAAATCAAGCAGCTGACTTTCTGTTGGAACCCTTAGACGCTGTTTCCTTGGGTCATatcattcattttaattatggtaatttttaaaaagtgttgacATATGTAGCTCTCTACTTTCAAAGGATGCATTAGATATTTTAGCTTATTTGCATTcccatataaattttaagatcaGCCTGTCAGTCCCACAAAATATTTGCCCTCGTCTTGGTTAAGATTGCTTTCAGCTTGGAGGCTTAGGTGAAAAGACTATGAATTTAAGATCAGTCTGGGCAACATAATGAGACCTGTTAAAAATttcaaccaaaccaaacaaaaaaattacatgtaattTATGGATCAGTTTAAGAATACGTATGGACTAAGAATCAGTAACAAATCAGGTATTGGTGAATAGAGTCCAATACAAATAATATGAATTGTTTTCTTGTCATACTGTCTGATATCCAATTAGAATGTCCCTCCACTTTAAACTTCGTCTCTATAAACGgtttattataattttagaatCACATATAACGCAGTTGTGGAATgttagaattttttctttaactgataTGTAACAAGCtctgataatttcatttttgaaatccAGTTGGATGACGCTGGCTATATCCTCCTTCGTATTCTGAATACATTAAGGTGAAACAAGACTGTCTCATCCGGGGAACGAGAGGGAAAGACACCTGGCTAGATGATAATGAAAGCAACACCGGTCTAGGGAAGGGATAATAGGCCCCAGAGGAAAGGCCAAATACTCGAGTGTCAGAACATGAACACTGTCCAAGCGGGGGAAGCGCTGCTTCCCTTGTATGGGCTGCTAGCCAAGGCATGCTCTAGTTTGAAAGTCTAATGAAATTTAGGGCAGCAAGAAACCCAGGTTAGAAAGGACGGGATGAAAAGACAGggctagagagaaagagagggggaaagacgaaaggaagcagagggacgcatgcatatatgtatgtacaccaaaCAGGCTGCAGCGGCTGTGCTGAGAGTTTACTTTATGTTCCTCCTTCCCTTAGAGTTCACAAAACTTTTCTGTGTGGCCTTCCCCTGCAGATGCGCGACACCCCTGAAGGAAGTCTATGTGGGGGCAACACAAGAGTCACACCTCATCCCAAGGCACTTCCAGCCTTTGGCAAGACTTCCTGTACATTCTACGCTTATGAAGACTTTGGTCTTTTAGACGGGCACCTCCTTTGTACAGATAGAAGAGCCAGAGGCAACAGAGGAGTGAGTGCTCTCCAACATCTCACTTTGAGGATTTTATAGTTCTCAGAGGTAGCTCTATTACGCCACCATTTCTGCTCATAGAAGCAAACCTCTCAAGGACCGAGGAGTCTCACAACACACTCCCGAGTAAAGGAAGAGGTAGGCAGGGCTATCCACAGAAAGGACAGCCTGGGGACAGCCTATTGTGAGAAAGGGACCAGATGTTTACATATCATCCAGTCTATGCATCTCCAGGTTCTATATCTATGGATTCAACCAAGTATGACCAAAACTATTTCTAAAATCTCATTTATACAGACTTTTGTGGGAATTATTGCCCAAACAATACAGTGTACCATCAATGTATAGAATATTTATGCTGTGTTGGGGATGGTAAATTCTCTAGAGCTgacttaaaatatataacaaaatgtgTGTTGATTATGCATGAACACTACTCTATTTTATTTAAGAGTCGTGATCCCTTCTAGATCCCAAGAGACAGAAGTACATTCTTCCATCCTCTCCCTACATAAACTGAGGGTCCCATATACATGGTCATTTCATACAAACACCATTTTTGTGGTTATCTCTGCTTCCTAGAAAAGTAGCTCTTTCACTTTTTGTTCATGTCTTCCTCTACACGTTTTCCCCCTCTAATACTGTTAATTACAAATTTACACTAATTTATACTGACTGTTCAGAAATGACACTATAAACCACACTGGTTCAATATTTACTGGAAGACTTCCTCTTTTTCCACTCAAGTCTAATATGAACTCATATCTCAtactaaatgttttcttgttttcatttagaGATGTTGGTATGTCTGTGTTTTCAAAGATAAATGTTAGAGGGATACAGTTAAGTATTAACTTACAAAACAAGAGCTTCTATAGAAGACTGTGAAagctaataaaaacagaaataatttatagtCTATTAGAAGGGAAAATCATAGAATTTAAAATGCCCTATTAAGCCCCctccaatgaaaaagaaaagaaaataacagataaTAGGTAGAATgtgtagaaaacaatgacaattAAGTCAGAGAAAGATTAAAATGTTGATAATTACATTAAGTACAAATGAGATGAAAGCCTACAAATAAAAGTCACATTTTGTTAGTAGATAATAAAATACAGCCCAAGTACACAATGCTCACTTTCAATGTAAGGGTTacagaaatattaaaagtaaaacgGGGTGCAAAAGACTGAGACTCGTGGAGTGAGGGACGCCGCTGATTGCTGGAGCCTTGCGACCAGAACGCAGTGATGAAGCCAGGTTTCAGCCCCCGTGGGGGTGGCTTTGGTGGCAGAGGAGGCTTCGGTGGTGACAGAGGTGGTAGAGGAGGATGAGGTGGACGAGGAGGCTTTGGCGGGGGTCGAGGAGGCTTTGGTGGAGGCCGAGGtcgaggtggaggtggaggcttCAGGGGaccaggaggaggtggaggaggaggtggacgAGGTGGAGGCTTCCAGTCTGGGGGCGGCCGGGGTCGAGGTGGTGGCCGGGGAGGCAAGAGAGGAAACCAGTCAGGGAAGAATGTGATGTTGGAACCACATCGGCATGAAGGCATCTTTATCTGTCGCGGAAAGGAGGATGCCCTTGTCACAAAGAATCTGGTCCCTGGAGAGTCTGTGTATGGGGAGAAGAGAGTCTCTATTTCAGAGGGAGATGACAAAATTGAATACCGAGCCTGGAACCCCTTCCGTTCCAAGCTGGCAGCAGCAATCCTGGGCGGCGTAGACCAGATCCATATCAAGCCAGGGGCCAAGGTGCTCTACCTTGGGGCAGCCTCAGGCACCACTGTCTCTCACGTCTCTGATATCGTTGGCCCGGATGGTCTGGTCTATGCAGTTGAGTTCTCCCACCGTTCTGGCCGTGACCTCATCAACTTGGCCAAGAAGAGGACCAACATTATTCCTGTGATTGAAGATGCCCGACACCCACACAAATACCGCATGCTTATCGCCATGGTGGATGTGATCTTTGCCGATGTGGCACAGCCAGGCCAAACCCGGATTGTGGCCCTGAATGCCCACACCTTCCTGAGGAATGGAGGACACTCTGTGATTTCCATTAAGGCGAACTGCATTGACTCCACAGCCTCGGCAGAAGCTGTGTTTGCATCTGAAGTGAAGAAGACGCAGCAGGAGAATATGAAGCCCCAGGACCACGCTGTGGTTGTAGGTGTGTACAGGCCACCTCCCAAGGTGAAGAACTGAAACTTGGAGCTGTCTGGATTCGAAGAAATGTGTGTTGCTACTGTtgcacatgtatttttttctattaaaagactcatctgtcaaaaaaaaaagtaaaacggGAAATACATAAAATGCACAATGGGATGGAAACTAATGTGACTCTCTCACTGGTGAAAATGGGCTTCAACATAAAAGACTTTGCTATAATGATAAAAACATATAACATTCAATCCTTAATTTATGTGCAGCAAATAAAATAACCTCACATTATGTGAAGATAAAATACCCGACAGAATTAGAGACAGCCACATCTCTCATCATAGCTGTAGATTCTTAGCaaatctctctgtttctccaaaGAGTCAAAAATTTCAGCAAACATGTATGTGAATTGAAAGCAAGGGTAACAGACTTAATAAAGTTTATATACAAAGTATTCTGTGGTCAGAATCTGTAGAGGACACATTCTTGTGGGACATACTTGGGACGCTTACCAAAGGAACCACATTCTTGGCTTTAAAGATCTGAAAATATTAATCGCACATTGTATTACCTCACAACAGTGGAACTAAGCATGAAGGCAATAGTAACAAAGAGCACTGTGGGAAAGTCCCTACAGTTTTGTAAGCATCAATGCTTCTGAGAAGCCCGGAGTAAAGAAGTAATTACAATGAAATCTTAAGTGAGAAGTTGAACTGCATGGTGAGAGTAAAATACATCAAACTTGTGGAGCCCGGTTAAATATGTGCTTAGAAAAATGTGCATCGCTTTAAATCTAGGTGTTAGGAGAGAAGAGTGAGGTGCACAGCCTGTGCAGTCACTGCTAGCGGTTTGGAGAGGAGCAAGTCGCCTCAGCGGAAGTGGAAGGgagtaataaaaaggaaaatccaggtactaggggaaaaaagagagaataacCAAGAGTCAAAAGtcagttctttgaaaagattCATTCTGATCAGTAAATTTCTATGGATATTATTCAAGAACattgagaggagaggcagagcagaaggggatggatggatagatagatagatagatagatacatacatacatacatacatacatacatacatacataatacatagatagatacatagatagatagatacataaatagatacatagatacatagatatatagatagatagatacatacatacatacataatacatagatagatacatagatagatagatacataaatagatacatagatacatagatagatagatacatacatacatacatacatacatggatggatggatggatgaatggatggacggacagacggacaggcacaaagacagatagatagaaacaggACATAAAAAAGTTGGCACTTGTAGAGGAAACCTCATGAGtttaagacagaaacaaaatcagatttaagcCATGTCCTGCAGACAGCTGAAATGTAAGGATAATCCCCTGCGCATACCATGAAGTCTGTACACTGTGAGCTTAGATCTCtaataaaagacattttcaaaatctcCAATAGAACCGTAGAAAATGAGCGCAGACACATATGGAAGGGGTTACCCGTGGGACCTATTGGGTCCCTTCCGTGCATTAAAAGTGGTTTTCTAGTTccgttctgctgctgtgacaagacTCTGAGGAAAAGCAGCCTTGGGCTGGGTGGGGGGGAATTTATCTGAGTTACATTTCCAGCCTGCGGCTTATCACTGGGGCAAGTGGGGGAGGAGCTCAGGCAGGAAATAAAAGGGGAACACTGCTCCCCAGCTCACTCTGGCCTGTTCATGCTTAGCTAGTTTTCTTAGGTGGCTCACATCCACCTGCCGAGGGATGGTGCTgtccacagtgggttgggccctcccacattcaAGACAACCTCCCCACAGATATGCCCAAGGGTCAATCTGATCTAGACAGTTCCTCAGCGGAgacttcctctcagatgactcaggCCAGGTTGAGTTGTCGGTTAATGCTAGCTAGGACAGCTGGTTTCACGTTTGAAGCAGTAATGCAGCTGGTCACACCTTTTGAAGAAAAGTTACCCCCAATGATGAACACCAATAGTGGCTGGGAAACATTGGACTAACGGCGACTGATAAAGACTCTTAGCAAACTAGACATTGAAAGGAAACTTAATTTTGATAAAGGGAcgttcaaaggaaagaaagaaaagaaatctagcTTCAACTTAGTACTGGCAAACTTACTTCCCTCCTTAGTGGCCAAGGAGAAAGGACATCGTTGTTCTTGTACTCAGCAATGCACTGGAGGACTGGCCATCCCAGGTCATTCGAAGACAGAGAAACCCCTAAGGCATGGCTCCTCAAACACACCACAGATCAGCAGACCACAGAGCCCTACAGTATCTATAATACTTAGGGATCAGGAGAAGGATCGAGACCATCCAAGGGGCCTGGTAGAAGAAGACACAAGGAATTTATGTCTCAGAGAGAAGAACTTCTTAAGTCTTGCAGGCTTACGGGCATGTGCGACATCAAGAAGAATTCTCTGGCGGCAgataaatggctcagcaggtaaactAAACCACTcaccttgcaagcatgagggcctgagctcTGATACCCAGAgcccacatgaaaagccaggcatgccaGGGCGCTCTCATAatccagaactagagagatggaagacagaaacagCAGATTCCTTGCAGTTTACCTGCCAGCTAGCTTTGCCTATGTGGTGAGATTTCAGGCCAGTGAAATCCTATgcagagagaagatggaggagcCCTGAGGACCTCCTCCCAAGACTtccttgacctccacatgcatgtgctgatacatgtatgtatgttctcaCATATGTGTCCCCATTTCTACATACCCAGGTATAGAAACACATCTGTATACTCTCACACAATGCACCCCATGCATGTGAATCGACATCTGTGCACccctacacacatgtactcacacaatGCACCCCCAAACACATGTACTTACATACCTGCATATCTACATACATGTACCTTCACATCTGTGTAgccacacatgcacgcacattcacataaatatacatacacacacacagagaaacagaaagacagacacagagatgagagacagaaagtctTCAAATTTGAGGAGTTTAAAGCCAagctgagctacatagtgagaccctgacttaaaaaaagcaaacacaaggccgggcagtggtggcacacgcctttaatcccagcactcgggaggcagaggcaggcggatctctgtgagttcgaggccagcctggtctacaagagctagttccaggacaggctctaaagaagctacagagaaaccctgtatcgaaaaaccaaaaaaaaaaaaaaaaaaaaaaaaaaaaagcaaacacaaggcaaaaatatcaaacacacacataatagttTCAAAAATTATACTTACTTTCTTTCCATTAAAACGCCCTTCTAATTTGTTGTGAGGGGTTGTGGTCTGAATGCAGATTTTACATGAGatgaaaatgaagatattttcatGGGTGCCAGGGCAGAAAGGCAAGTGTGGCCTCGAGGAGGTTTTATGAGTGGGGACAGAGGTGCTGAACCGAAGCAGGGAAGCTGGGAACACCCAACACAATCTTCCAAGAATGCAGTTTCTTGCTACCCCTAATGTAaaaacacagcacacacctaAATCCCTTCTTCAGTTTCTcattgggaaaaacaaaacaaaacattgttttaaCACCTCTTAACTCTGTttccaatgctttcttttaaaatccatAAATCCTCTTGTCtaaagatatacatatacatacaccggAACAGCACATTGGTATGTGAATACACATGTATTGCTACTGCAGCCAACTCGGGCCTTGTGCCTGCTGAGCTAGCAGcatcccactgagccacatccccaatcCTCGAGTTGTAgttcttatttttacttcatctttCTCATTCGGTCTGTTTTCTCCCTAGTAAATTAGGTATTTCTTCTCCGTAGCCTTTTAGCACATTCTGTCAAGTAAATGAAACTGAATATATATCGAAAGACATATTGTCAATTCTTTGTAGCTTTactatttctttaaaatcaaTTCTTAAGTCTCCTAAAAAGGTGCATTTCCACTGCACACAGTTCTAATGCCTGGGGTTACTTTTAATGCCCTTGGCCACGTGTAGACCAACCTGTGAATCCCATGCATTCTACCCGTGCGTTCTACAGTCTCTTTCTGCACCttcatagaaaatataaaactccTTTCATAAACATGAGCTACAATATATCCCAGGCACCGCATTTAAAAGACTGTTTGCTTTGCAGAAGTCTATCTCCACCGAGGAAGTCCGAATAAATAGCCTCAGGAGCCAGTGTCACCGCTGAATAGAATTTATTCAACATTCACTGCATGGAAAATGCTCCAAAGATTTGTGCTGTTTATACAGAATGAGTTATAAAATGTGCGGTCCACCGAGAGAAAAGAGAGTTTATAGCAGAGACCCCCAAAGCCCCAACTGCCCCCAGGAGAGCCCCCAGCTCACCCAGTCACCCTGCCTTAACTTCACAAACAGAAAGCCCTGTGTAAATAATGCCAAGAGATGCAAAGACGTGCTGACCTTCAAGCGCCCTCCGAACAGCTAAGGAGGTGACCCGCACGTGGAAAAAAGGTCATAATGAAGCCATTTGTTTTATACAATTAATATGTGCTAAAGGTGAAAGCAGGCATGAGCAGAACACTTTaatgtgtctttctttgtgtgaTAGCGTTGCAGAGTATCAGTGAATGTCTTgaagtgaaaacagaaaagccagaCTTTGCCATCTTCATCTGCCACTGAGAAGACCGCAACCGCAGTATGGTTTTCAAGCAGGGGTTCACTAACCTGGTGATGGAAGAGATACAATAGCCAGGCTAGTGACTATGGGTGTCTAACGAGACTACCTCCGACCAGTCCCAAGGAGCAGAATCTAGAGTGTATTATCCATAGAGAAATGGTGAGTCAAGTGCTTAACATCGTTTCCTCTTAGTGTCCTAATTAAAATGTTTGAACCTGATTCCCTTCTTAGGTAGTTCTAACCTAGTTACAAGAGGAATCCTGCTTGACATTAAGATTTGTTAGAAAGTCAGAGTAATTTGGGATGGGATGGTCTTGGTTCAGAATAATAAATCTTGATCTGTGCAGTAGAACAGAAGTCTAGTAGCATCCTCCTTCTCTTGGTAGTATGATAGTTGGGAAGAAAGAAGTACCATAACAAAGACAGTCAGAGAAGTGGCTCCTTTCAATAATGGAGATGGAGGGACTTGTGAGATTTTGTTTTGAATGAGGAGGTCATTTATGATTATCTAAAGGTTATCTGTGCTTATTATCTTGTTTCAAGGATAGAtacttcatcatcatcatcatatttaTAATCAAAGAATCTTACAAgaggggctggtaagatggctcaatgggta includes:
- the LOC119807989 gene encoding LOW QUALITY PROTEIN: rRNA 2'-O-methyltransferase fibrillarin-like (The sequence of the model RefSeq protein was modified relative to this genomic sequence to represent the inferred CDS: substituted 1 base at 1 genomic stop codon), which gives rise to MKPGFSPRGGGFGGRGGFGGDRGGRGGXGGRGGFGGGRGGFGGGRGRGGGGGFRGPGGGGGGGGRGGGFQSGGGRGRGGGRGGKRGNQSGKNVMLEPHRHEGIFICRGKEDALVTKNLVPGESVYGEKRVSISEGDDKIEYRAWNPFRSKLAAAILGGVDQIHIKPGAKVLYLGAASGTTVSHVSDIVGPDGLVYAVEFSHRSGRDLINLAKKRTNIIPVIEDARHPHKYRMLIAMVDVIFADVAQPGQTRIVALNAHTFLRNGGHSVISIKANCIDSTASAEAVFASEVKKTQQENMKPQDHAVVVGVYRPPPKVKN